The following are encoded in a window of Streptomyces sp. Go-475 genomic DNA:
- a CDS encoding aldo/keto reductase, giving the protein MEYRRLGASGLMVPALSFGAGTFGGRGPLFGAWGTTDAREARRLVDICLDAGITMFDTADVYSAGASEEVLGEAIKGRRDQVLVSTKTSLPTGDGPGDAGSSRSRLITACEDALRRLGTDHIDLFQLHAFDAGTPVEEVLATLDTLVRAGKVRYVGVSNFSGWQVMKSLAAAERNGHPRYAAHQVYYSLLGRDYEWELMPLALDQGLGAIVWSPLGWGRLTGRIRRGAPLPPDSRLHRTADYGPPVAEEHLYGVVDALEEIAEETGRAVPQIALNWLLQRPTVSSVIIGARDERQLRQNLGAVGWALTSEQVARLDAASHRPAPYPYFPYERQEGFARLNPPLFAAPGRAA; this is encoded by the coding sequence ATGGAATACAGACGACTGGGTGCGTCCGGGCTCATGGTCCCGGCGCTGAGCTTCGGAGCCGGCACCTTCGGCGGCCGGGGTCCGCTCTTCGGCGCCTGGGGCACGACCGACGCGCGGGAGGCGCGCCGCCTGGTGGACATCTGCCTGGACGCCGGGATCACGATGTTCGACACCGCCGACGTCTACTCCGCCGGCGCCTCCGAGGAGGTACTGGGAGAGGCGATCAAGGGCCGCCGGGACCAGGTGCTCGTCTCCACCAAGACGAGCCTGCCGACGGGCGACGGACCGGGCGACGCGGGTTCCTCCCGCTCCCGGCTGATCACCGCCTGCGAGGACGCGCTGCGCAGACTCGGCACCGACCACATCGACCTGTTCCAGCTCCACGCCTTCGACGCCGGGACGCCGGTCGAGGAGGTACTGGCGACCCTCGACACGCTCGTGCGCGCGGGCAAGGTGCGCTACGTCGGCGTCTCCAACTTCTCCGGCTGGCAGGTGATGAAGTCCCTCGCGGCGGCGGAGCGGAACGGGCACCCGCGCTACGCGGCCCACCAGGTCTACTACTCCCTCCTCGGCCGGGACTACGAGTGGGAGCTCATGCCGCTCGCCCTGGACCAGGGTCTCGGCGCGATCGTCTGGAGCCCGCTCGGCTGGGGGCGCCTCACCGGCCGGATCCGCCGCGGCGCACCGCTCCCGCCCGACAGCCGGCTGCACCGCACCGCCGACTACGGACCGCCCGTCGCCGAGGAGCACCTCTACGGCGTGGTGGACGCGCTGGAGGAGATCGCCGAGGAGACGGGCCGTGCCGTGCCGCAGATCGCCCTCAACTGGCTGCTCCAGCGGCCGACGGTGTCCTCCGTCATCATCGGCGCCCGCGACGAGCGGCAGCTGCGCCAGAACCTCGGCGCCGTCGGCTGGGCCCTGACCTCCGAGCAGGTGGCGAGACTGGACGCGGCGAGCCACCGCCCGGCGCCGTACCCGTACTTCCCGTACGAGCGCCAGGAGGGCTTCGCCCGCCTGAACCCGCCCCTGTTCGCCGCGCCGGGCCGGGCGGCATGA
- a CDS encoding arsenate reductase family protein, protein MEIWINPACSKCRSAVQLLDAEGADYTVRRYLEDVPSEDEIRGVLTRLGLEPWDITRTQEAAARELGLKEWPRDAGSRDRWIKALAEHPKLIQRPIITADDGTAVVARTDEAVRDALSR, encoded by the coding sequence ATGGAGATCTGGATCAATCCCGCCTGTTCGAAGTGCCGCAGCGCGGTGCAGCTGCTCGACGCCGAGGGCGCCGACTACACCGTCCGCCGCTACCTGGAGGACGTGCCGAGCGAGGACGAGATCCGGGGCGTCCTCACGCGCCTCGGTCTCGAACCCTGGGACATCACCCGCACCCAGGAGGCCGCGGCCAGGGAACTCGGCCTCAAGGAGTGGCCGCGGGACGCCGGTTCGCGCGACCGGTGGATCAAGGCGCTCGCCGAGCACCCCAAGCTGATCCAGCGCCCGATCATCACGGCGGACGACGGCACGGCGGTGGTGGCGCGTACCGACGAGGCCGTACGGGACGCCCTGTCACGCTGA
- the glnII gene encoding glutamine synthetase, which translates to MTFKAEYIWIDGTEPTAKLRSKTKIIAGSPAGLDALPIWGFDGSSTNQAEGHASDCVLKPVFTCPDPIRGGDDVLVLCEVLNIDLTPHPSNTRAALAEVAEKFAAQEPIFGIEQEYTFFQDGYPLGFPKGGFPAPQGGYYCGVGADEIFGRDVVEAHLENCLKAGLGISGINAEVMPGQWEFQVGPLAPLEVSDQLWVARWLLYRTAEDFDIAATLDPKPVKGDWNGAGAHTNFSTKAMREGYDAIITACEALGEGSKPLDHVKNYGAGIDDRLTGLHETAPWDKFSYGVSNRGASVRIPWQVEKDGKGYIEDRRPNANVDPYVVTRLLVDTCCSALEKAGQV; encoded by the coding sequence GTGACCTTCAAGGCTGAGTACATCTGGATCGACGGCACCGAGCCGACGGCCAAACTGCGTTCCAAGACCAAGATCATCGCGGGTTCCCCCGCCGGTCTCGACGCGCTGCCGATCTGGGGCTTCGACGGGTCCTCCACCAACCAGGCCGAGGGCCACGCCTCGGACTGCGTCCTGAAGCCGGTCTTCACCTGCCCGGACCCGATCCGCGGCGGCGACGACGTGCTGGTGCTGTGCGAGGTGCTGAACATCGACCTCACCCCGCACCCGAGCAACACGCGTGCCGCGCTGGCCGAGGTCGCGGAGAAGTTCGCGGCGCAGGAGCCGATCTTCGGCATCGAGCAGGAGTACACGTTCTTCCAGGACGGCTACCCGCTCGGCTTCCCCAAGGGCGGCTTCCCGGCCCCGCAGGGCGGCTACTACTGCGGCGTCGGCGCCGACGAGATCTTCGGCCGTGACGTCGTCGAGGCCCACCTGGAGAACTGCCTGAAGGCCGGTCTCGGCATCTCCGGCATCAACGCCGAGGTCATGCCGGGCCAGTGGGAGTTCCAGGTCGGCCCGCTCGCCCCGCTGGAGGTCTCCGACCAGCTGTGGGTGGCCCGCTGGCTGCTCTACCGCACCGCCGAGGACTTCGACATCGCCGCCACCCTCGACCCGAAGCCGGTCAAGGGCGACTGGAACGGCGCCGGTGCGCACACCAACTTCTCCACCAAGGCGATGCGCGAGGGCTACGACGCGATCATCACCGCGTGCGAGGCGCTCGGCGAGGGCTCCAAGCCGCTCGACCACGTCAAGAACTACGGCGCCGGCATCGACGACCGCCTGACCGGTCTGCACGAGACCGCCCCGTGGGACAAGTTCTCCTACGGCGTCTCCAACCGCGGTGCCTCGGTCCGTATCCCGTGGCAGGTCGAGAAGGACGGCAAGGGCTACATCGAGGACCGCCGCCCGAACGCCAACGTCGACCCGTACGTGGTGACCCGCCTGCTCGTCGACACGTGCTGCTCGGCTCTGGAGAAGGCCGGCCAGGTCTGA
- a CDS encoding winged helix-turn-helix domain-containing protein: MATTRSLSTATLDSPAPHGPRHRLRAVDRDEVVTVADLLPPGATWLPAPPHTLPTLPGQPPMIGYLVLVPADQQPPFPVAVPDRPAATGPEAGAEPGGEPLIRVDTVQRTAEVAGRPLDLTYLEFELLAHLVAHPGRVHTRDQLVGTVWGYGHVGDGRTVDVHIARLRRKLGAEHRDTIRTVRRVGYKYVPPTGH, from the coding sequence ATGGCGACCACTCGTTCCCTGTCCACCGCCACCCTCGACTCCCCCGCCCCGCACGGCCCCCGGCACCGGCTGCGTGCCGTCGACCGGGACGAGGTGGTGACCGTGGCGGATCTGCTGCCGCCCGGTGCCACCTGGCTGCCGGCTCCCCCGCACACCCTGCCGACGCTGCCCGGGCAGCCGCCGATGATCGGCTACCTGGTGCTCGTCCCGGCCGACCAGCAGCCGCCGTTCCCGGTGGCGGTGCCGGACCGGCCCGCGGCGACCGGCCCCGAGGCCGGGGCCGAGCCGGGCGGCGAGCCGCTGATCCGCGTCGACACCGTGCAGCGCACCGCCGAGGTGGCCGGCCGGCCCCTCGACCTCACGTACCTGGAGTTCGAGCTGCTCGCCCACCTGGTGGCGCACCCGGGCCGGGTGCACACCCGGGACCAGCTGGTCGGCACGGTGTGGGGCTACGGGCACGTGGGCGACGGCCGCACGGTCGACGTCCACATCGCCCGGCTGCGCCGCAAGCTGGGCGCCGAGCACCGCGACACGATCCGGACGGTGCGCCGCGTCGGCTACAAGTACGTGCCGCCGACGGGCCACTGA
- a CDS encoding NAD-dependent epimerase/dehydratase family protein: protein MRLLMLGGTEFAGRPVVEAALRRGWEVTVFHRGRHAAPPGVRSLHGDRTAPGGLAALAEDPGEWDVVVDTWSAAPRAVRDAARLLRGRARRYVYVSSCSVYAWAPPAGYGEDAPVVEGASADAEQTDYPRDKRGGELAVLDAFGEDRSVLVRAGLLLGPYENVGRLPWWLGRTARGGPVLAPGPRELPLQYVDVRDLAEWILNAAERELSGPYHLMSPQGHTTMGELLDACVRVTGGAAELRWTEPEVILRAGIEPWTELPVWVPPGSDLHDALHSADVSRALAAGLRCRPVEETVADTWRWLQAIGGTAPQRPDRTRKGLDPEVEAKVLAAGGSAQV, encoded by the coding sequence ATGAGGCTTCTGATGCTGGGCGGTACGGAGTTCGCGGGGCGGCCCGTCGTGGAGGCGGCGCTGCGGCGGGGCTGGGAGGTGACCGTGTTCCACCGGGGGCGGCACGCGGCGCCGCCGGGCGTGCGGTCGCTGCACGGCGACCGCACCGCGCCCGGCGGACTGGCCGCCCTCGCCGAGGACCCGGGCGAGTGGGACGTCGTCGTCGACACCTGGTCGGCGGCGCCCCGCGCGGTGCGGGACGCGGCGCGGCTGCTGCGGGGCCGCGCCCGCCGGTACGTGTACGTGTCGAGCTGCTCGGTGTACGCGTGGGCCCCGCCCGCCGGGTACGGCGAGGACGCGCCCGTGGTGGAGGGGGCGTCGGCCGACGCGGAGCAGACCGACTACCCGCGGGACAAGCGGGGCGGTGAGCTGGCCGTCCTGGACGCCTTCGGCGAGGACCGGTCGGTGCTCGTGCGGGCCGGGCTGCTCCTCGGCCCGTACGAGAACGTCGGCCGGCTGCCCTGGTGGCTCGGCCGGACGGCGCGCGGCGGCCCGGTCCTGGCACCGGGCCCGCGCGAACTGCCCCTGCAGTACGTGGACGTGCGCGACCTCGCCGAGTGGATCCTGAACGCGGCGGAGCGGGAGCTCAGCGGGCCGTACCACCTGATGAGCCCGCAGGGGCACACCACCATGGGCGAGTTGCTGGACGCCTGTGTGCGGGTCACCGGCGGGGCGGCCGAACTCCGGTGGACGGAGCCGGAGGTGATCCTCCGGGCGGGCATCGAGCCGTGGACCGAGCTTCCGGTGTGGGTGCCGCCGGGCAGCGACCTGCACGACGCCCTGCACAGCGCGGACGTCTCCCGGGCCCTCGCGGCCGGGCTGCGCTGCCGGCCCGTCGAGGAGACCGTGGCCGACACCTGGCGGTGGCTCCAGGCCATCGGCGGCACGGCGCCCCAGCGCCCCGACCGGACGCGCAAGGGCCTCGACCCGGAGGTGGAGGCGAAGGTGCTCGCGGCCGGCGGGTCCGCGCAGGTGTAG
- a CDS encoding sensor histidine kinase, translating to MTIDTKSGNGRTQGRGVGIAAVRGLALALVSLPGAVLCFCLSLVSIALIPIGVGLVTTPYVLTGVRAFANWRRVLAAEWGGVRIPPAYRPLPRSANPWTRTVALLRDQATWRDLRWLPVDMTAGFVTALLPAVLLFYPLEGFAIAAGLWRLLDGSGGYWYGFVRVHDQTSAFGAAALGLVLLFFAHFLTPRLLDVHFRLTRAVLGGGQGELAERVRVLTETRRDAVDTSAAELRRIERDLHDGAQARLVAMGMDLGTIEALLDKDPAQARELIAQARKSSVEALTELRELVRGIHPPVLAERGLGDAVRALALRLPVPTEVSVDLPGRAEAPVESAAYFAVSEVLTNAVKHSGADRIWIDLHRADGMLRATVTDNGRGGAVIGAGSGLAGVERRLGTFDGVLAVSSPPGGPTMVTMEIPCA from the coding sequence ATGACCATCGACACGAAGAGCGGCAACGGGCGCACTCAGGGGCGGGGCGTGGGGATCGCCGCGGTGCGGGGGCTGGCACTGGCCCTCGTCAGTCTGCCGGGGGCGGTGCTGTGCTTCTGCCTGTCCCTGGTCTCGATCGCGCTCATCCCGATCGGGGTCGGGCTCGTGACGACGCCGTACGTGCTCACGGGGGTGCGGGCGTTCGCGAACTGGCGGAGGGTGCTCGCGGCGGAGTGGGGCGGGGTGCGGATACCCCCGGCGTACCGGCCACTGCCGAGGAGCGCCAATCCGTGGACCCGCACCGTCGCGCTGCTGCGCGACCAGGCGACCTGGCGGGACCTGAGGTGGCTGCCGGTCGACATGACCGCCGGGTTCGTCACCGCGCTGCTGCCGGCGGTGCTGCTCTTCTATCCCCTGGAGGGGTTCGCGATCGCGGCCGGCCTGTGGCGGTTGCTGGACGGCTCGGGCGGCTACTGGTACGGCTTCGTGCGGGTCCACGACCAGACCTCCGCGTTCGGCGCGGCGGCCCTCGGCCTGGTCCTGCTCTTCTTCGCGCACTTCCTCACCCCGCGCCTGCTGGACGTCCACTTCCGGCTCACCCGGGCCGTGCTCGGCGGCGGCCAGGGGGAACTGGCCGAGCGGGTGCGGGTGCTGACCGAGACGCGGCGGGACGCCGTCGACACCTCCGCCGCCGAACTGCGGCGCATCGAGCGTGACCTGCACGACGGGGCGCAGGCCCGCCTGGTAGCGATGGGCATGGACCTCGGCACCATCGAGGCGCTCCTCGACAAGGACCCGGCCCAGGCCAGGGAACTGATCGCGCAGGCCCGCAAGTCCTCGGTGGAGGCGCTGACCGAGCTGCGCGAGCTGGTGCGCGGCATCCATCCGCCGGTCCTCGCCGAGCGGGGTCTCGGCGACGCCGTGCGGGCGCTGGCGCTGCGGCTGCCGGTGCCGACCGAGGTGAGCGTGGACCTGCCCGGGCGGGCGGAGGCGCCCGTGGAGTCGGCCGCGTACTTCGCCGTGAGCGAGGTGCTCACCAACGCCGTGAAGCACTCCGGCGCCGACCGGATCTGGATCGACCTGCACCGGGCGGACGGCATGCTGCGGGCGACCGTCACCGACAACGGCAGGGGCGGCGCGGTGATCGGGGCCGGTTCGGGACTGGCCGGGGTGGAGCGGCGACTGGGTACATTCGACGGCGTCCTGGCCGTCAGCAGTCCCCCGGGCGGCCCCACCATGGTCACCATGGAGATCCCTTGCGCGTAG
- a CDS encoding response regulator transcription factor, giving the protein MRVVLAEDLFLLRDGLVRLLQAHGFEIAAAVESGPELAAALAELDPDVAVVDVRLPPTHTDEGLQCALDARRRRPGLPVLVLSQHVEQLYARELLADGSGAVGYLLKDRVFDAEQFVDAVRRVAAGGTAMDPQVIQQLLARQSGGDRPLARLTPREREVLELMAQGRSNAAIAGKLVVTERAIAKHTANIFAKLGLEVSDDDNRRVLAVLAYLDHGR; this is encoded by the coding sequence TTGCGCGTAGTCCTGGCCGAAGACCTGTTCCTGCTGCGCGACGGACTCGTCCGGCTGCTCCAGGCGCACGGCTTCGAGATCGCGGCGGCCGTCGAGTCCGGGCCCGAACTGGCCGCCGCGCTGGCCGAGCTGGACCCGGACGTCGCGGTCGTCGACGTCCGCCTGCCGCCCACGCACACCGACGAGGGCCTGCAGTGCGCGCTCGACGCCCGCAGGAGGCGGCCCGGGCTGCCGGTGCTGGTGCTCTCCCAGCACGTGGAGCAGCTGTACGCGCGCGAGCTGCTCGCCGACGGCAGCGGCGCCGTCGGGTATCTGCTGAAGGACCGGGTGTTCGACGCCGAGCAGTTCGTGGACGCCGTACGGCGGGTCGCCGCCGGGGGCACGGCGATGGATCCGCAGGTCATCCAGCAGCTGCTGGCGCGGCAGTCGGGCGGCGACCGGCCGCTGGCGCGGCTGACGCCCCGGGAGCGGGAGGTGCTGGAGCTGATGGCGCAGGGCCGGTCCAACGCGGCGATCGCCGGGAAACTGGTCGTGACGGAACGGGCGATCGCCAAACACACCGCCAATATCTTCGCCAAACTGGGCCTTGAGGTCTCGGACGACGACAACCGGCGCGTGCTGGCGGTTCTCGCGTATCTCGACCACGGCCGGTGA
- a CDS encoding DUF1996 domain-containing protein, whose protein sequence is MGRNTRKRRTPLATKAIAASAALALGGGGLIWANFYASAHEENSANQTKSAGAQIATIQCPDVGQKLTDVPDGARQGVDKELANLDKQISEAYTRLASTRQAQAGDPGFVNNAILGPLKSKRVAALDRIGINIRRVGGQAPGNLEQLAECKGMAADANTNDGQAGGGQNNDGQNNDGQNGGGQNNDGGQDQGQDNGQDQGQGGNGGQAGNGPAAADFIKIEDVQPGSRNLPNGLAANGDGGSTGSFTTNCGTNENENRNSDNVIVAPGVSNGAQHQHDYVGNQSNNAFASDEDLANAQTTCQNQGDKSSYFWPVIRVQDGTQDIDQGQPGGGQDGNVGKIVEPAEAQLKFVGNRTSDVVAMPKALRIITGDAKSFTNGLNNANTSWSCTGFEDRQVTDKYPICPEGSSVVRTSNFQSCWDGQNIDSANHRTHVDFVEADGSCSNGFKAIPQLQVRLVYDVPAPQINNGQVQNAFAIDSFPEQLHKPITDHNDFINFFDENVMNEMVQCINNGEDCQ, encoded by the coding sequence ATGGGACGCAACACAAGAAAACGCCGTACGCCGCTGGCCACCAAGGCCATAGCCGCATCGGCGGCCCTAGCGCTCGGTGGGGGCGGGCTGATCTGGGCAAACTTCTATGCCTCGGCGCATGAGGAGAACTCGGCGAACCAGACGAAGTCCGCGGGCGCTCAGATCGCCACGATCCAGTGCCCGGACGTCGGCCAGAAACTGACCGACGTGCCGGACGGTGCCCGCCAGGGGGTGGACAAGGAGCTGGCGAACCTCGACAAGCAGATCAGCGAGGCCTACACCCGGCTCGCCTCCACGCGCCAGGCCCAGGCCGGTGACCCGGGCTTCGTCAACAACGCCATCCTCGGCCCGCTGAAGTCGAAGCGCGTCGCGGCCCTCGACCGGATCGGCATCAACATCCGCCGGGTGGGCGGACAGGCCCCGGGCAACCTCGAGCAGCTGGCCGAGTGCAAGGGCATGGCCGCCGACGCGAACACCAACGACGGCCAGGCCGGAGGCGGGCAGAACAACGACGGCCAGAACAACGACGGGCAGAACGGCGGCGGCCAGAACAACGACGGCGGTCAGGACCAGGGCCAGGACAACGGCCAGGACCAGGGTCAGGGCGGCAACGGCGGGCAGGCGGGCAACGGCCCGGCGGCGGCGGACTTCATCAAGATCGAGGACGTCCAGCCGGGCTCCCGCAACCTGCCGAACGGCCTCGCCGCGAACGGCGACGGCGGTTCCACGGGCTCGTTCACCACGAACTGCGGCACCAACGAGAACGAGAACCGCAACTCCGACAACGTGATCGTGGCGCCCGGCGTGTCCAACGGCGCGCAGCACCAGCACGACTACGTCGGCAACCAGAGCAACAACGCCTTCGCGAGCGACGAGGACCTGGCGAACGCCCAGACGACCTGCCAGAACCAGGGCGACAAGTCCTCGTACTTCTGGCCGGTCATCCGCGTCCAGGACGGTACGCAGGACATCGACCAGGGCCAGCCGGGCGGCGGCCAGGACGGCAACGTCGGCAAGATCGTCGAGCCGGCCGAGGCGCAGCTGAAGTTCGTCGGCAACCGCACCAGCGACGTCGTCGCGATGCCGAAGGCCCTGCGCATCATCACCGGTGACGCCAAGTCCTTCACCAACGGCCTGAACAACGCCAACACGTCCTGGAGCTGCACCGGCTTCGAGGACCGTCAGGTGACGGACAAGTACCCGATCTGCCCCGAGGGCAGCAGCGTGGTGCGCACGTCCAACTTCCAGAGCTGCTGGGACGGCCAGAACATCGACAGCGCCAACCACCGCACCCACGTGGACTTCGTGGAGGCGGACGGCAGCTGCTCGAACGGCTTCAAGGCCATCCCCCAGCTCCAGGTCCGCCTGGTCTACGACGTCCCGGCGCCGCAGATCAACAACGGGCAGGTGCAGAACGCGTTCGCGATCGACTCCTTCCCGGAGCAGCTGCACAAGCCGATCACCGACCACAACGACTTCATCAACTTCTTCGACGAGAACGTGATGAACGAGATGGTCCAGTGCATCAACAACGGTGAGGACTGCCAGTAG
- a CDS encoding tetratricopeptide repeat protein, producing the protein MNQDWEERVTALWARFDDYADTDEDAARFRADVDALVAELPEGSPLGPFEQACAFDSTGHPDQAVRLYREALARGLADVSPYKTRRTKIQLASSLRNIGQAEEGVKLLEPELDAPSDELDDAVRACLALCLSSLGRDREGLSLALRALAPHLPRYQRSMANYARLLVEPG; encoded by the coding sequence GTGAACCAGGACTGGGAAGAGCGTGTGACCGCCCTGTGGGCCCGTTTCGACGACTACGCCGACACGGACGAGGACGCGGCCCGCTTCCGCGCCGATGTCGACGCCCTCGTCGCCGAACTGCCGGAGGGCAGCCCGCTCGGGCCGTTCGAGCAGGCCTGTGCCTTTGACTCCACGGGCCACCCGGACCAGGCGGTCCGGCTGTACCGCGAGGCGCTGGCGCGCGGACTCGCCGACGTCAGCCCCTACAAGACCCGCCGGACGAAGATCCAGCTGGCCAGTTCGCTGCGGAACATCGGGCAGGCGGAGGAGGGCGTCAAGCTCCTCGAACCCGAACTGGACGCCCCCTCCGACGAACTGGACGACGCCGTGCGCGCCTGTCTCGCGCTCTGTCTGTCCAGCCTGGGCCGTGACCGCGAGGGGCTGTCACTGGCGCTGCGCGCCCTGGCCCCGCACCTGCCGCGCTACCAGCGGTCGATGGCGAACTACGCCCGGCTGCTGGTGGAGCCCGGATAG